TCGAAAAAGTAGCGGACAAACCAAAAAAGTCGCGGATAAATCGAAAAAGTCACGGATAAATCGATAAAGTAGCGGATAAATCGAAAAAGTCGCGGACAAATCAAAAAAAGTCGCGGACAAATCGAAAAAGTCGCGGACAAACCGAAATTCTCACGGACAAACCAAAAACCTCACAAAAAAAATACGATAAAAAGAAGCCGAGCTTTCATGAAAAGCTCGGCATTTTATCTTACGTCGGATTCAAGTCTTCTTCATCTGGGCCTTTTACTTTGCTTCGTGCTAACTTCTTCTCTTTTTCAGGTCCACGATCAGGTCTAGGCTTTGGTTTTATTTCTCCTTTAAATGCTTTTAGCATTGAGAATGTTGTAACGAATAGGATTAGGGTCAGCGGGAACGCACTGACAATAATCGCTGTTTGCATGGCTTCAAGTCCTCCTGAAGCCATCAAGACGACGGCTGAAGCTGCTAAGATTAAGCCCCAAATGTACTTTACAACGTTTGGCGGTTCAGTACTGCCGTTTGTTGTTTGCATTCCAAGAACAAAGGTTGCGGAATCAGCAGAGGTAATAAAGAACGTGCTGATGAGAAAGATCGTGATAATTGACAGAAGACCGCTTAACGGCAACTGTTCATAAACAAAGAACAAGGCTGCTTCAAGTGCTTGTCCAGATACGTCCAGTCCCATTGTATACTCGTAAAAAATACCTGTTCCCCCAAACACACAAAACCATAGTGTACAAACAAGTGTCGGGGCAAGTAAAACGGCGATTACAAATTCCCGTACGGTTCTCCCTTTTGAAACGCGGGCGATAAACGTTCCAACAAATGGTGACCATGCAATCCACCAAGCCCAATAGAAGATTGTCCAACCTTGAAGCCAAGCGGCACTACCTTCATCAAAGGGGGATAAGCGCAGCCCCATAGCTGGAAGGTTTTGTACATAACTTCCTAAAGTTGTGACAAATAAGTCTAATAAAAAGATAGTGGGACCAAGGATGATCACAGCTAAAAATAAAATGACCGCTAATGCCATATTCGTATTACTTAAATATTTAATCCCTTTTTTGATCCCTGTGCCAGCACTAATTAAAAACAATACTGTAACAGCAGCAATGATTATAAATTGAATCGTAAAGTTATTGGGAATGCCAGTTAAATAGCTTAAACCACCATTGATTTGTGCTGCACCTAAACCAAGCGATGCGCATACACCAAAAATGGTTGCAAAAACGGCGACAATATCGATAATCGTTCCGGTTTTCCCTTTTACTTTGTCCCCAAGTAAAGGTATAAGCGTTGCACTCATTAAACCAGGATATCCTTTTCGGAATTTAAAATAAGCAAGAGCGAGCGCAATGATCGCATAAATGGCCCAAGCATGAAATCCCCAATGAAGGTATGTATACCGTAAGCTCATAATTGCTGCTTCACCGGTATCACCTTCAATGAATGGTGGATGGGCAAAGTGGGCAATAGGTTCGGAAACTCCAAAGAATAATAAGCCGATCCCCATTCCGGCACTAAACAGCATTGCGAACCAAGTTGGGCGGCTGAATTCAGGTTTATCATCGTCTTTACCAAGCTTAATTTTCCCGTACTTGCTAAAGATAAGGTATAGGGCAGCTACGAGAAAGAAAGTAGCAGCGATTTGATAAAACCAGCCGAAATTTTGCAGGAAAAATCCTAGTGTAACATCCATGACGCTTCCTAAATGTTCGGGTGAAATGACACCCCAAAGAACAAAAACTAGCGACAGGACAATGGCTATCCAAAAAACAGTCGATACTTTATTCATGAGATAAAGCCTCCTTTATCTCTATTCTTTGAATTTCATTTGTTTTTATGTAAGGCACTGTTAAATCTTATTGTTGTTTTTCCGAATTTGTTGGTAAATCACAGACGATCCCACTTATGCCTATAAGTGTAAAGAAGTCACCATGAATAACGAACTTTAACAGAGGTTAATGTAGAAGTGTTAAAATAGTGTGTGAAGATCTTATTATTGCAACAATGTATAAAAAGGAAAAGGGATTCGCTCTTAATTAGGGGGGGGAAAGATCCTCTCAATGCAACATTAATCATTCCTATATTACCTAACTAAAACTGCCTTGAAGGAGCCTAGTGATGAGTCATTTAAATGAATTTGTG
The Bacillus shivajii DNA segment above includes these coding regions:
- a CDS encoding glycine betaine uptake BCCT transporter, which codes for MNKVSTVFWIAIVLSLVFVLWGVISPEHLGSVMDVTLGFFLQNFGWFYQIAATFFLVAALYLIFSKYGKIKLGKDDDKPEFSRPTWFAMLFSAGMGIGLLFFGVSEPIAHFAHPPFIEGDTGEAAIMSLRYTYLHWGFHAWAIYAIIALALAYFKFRKGYPGLMSATLIPLLGDKVKGKTGTIIDIVAVFATIFGVCASLGLGAAQINGGLSYLTGIPNNFTIQFIIIAAVTVLFLISAGTGIKKGIKYLSNTNMALAVILFLAVIILGPTIFLLDLFVTTLGSYVQNLPAMGLRLSPFDEGSAAWLQGWTIFYWAWWIAWSPFVGTFIARVSKGRTVREFVIAVLLAPTLVCTLWFCVFGGTGIFYEYTMGLDVSGQALEAALFFVYEQLPLSGLLSIITIFLISTFFITSADSATFVLGMQTTNGSTEPPNVVKYIWGLILAASAVVLMASGGLEAMQTAIIVSAFPLTLILFVTTFSMLKAFKGEIKPKPRPDRGPEKEKKLARSKVKGPDEEDLNPT